A single Henriciella sp. AS95 DNA region contains:
- a CDS encoding phage major tail protein, TP901-1 family — translation MAGQRGRDVLIKLSDGQVPEAFDTLAGIRTSEFDLNQQPVDATSADSPQGWRELLAGAGVKSMRIRGRGLFKDSESDARMQAIFFAGDIQRWELVVPGLGRFIGAFQIAQLSYAGTHDGEATFSVELQSAGEVSFGASA, via the coding sequence ATGGCTGGCCAGCGAGGACGCGACGTTCTGATCAAGCTTTCGGACGGACAGGTGCCCGAAGCGTTCGACACGCTTGCCGGTATCCGTACCAGCGAGTTTGACCTGAACCAGCAGCCTGTCGATGCGACGAGCGCGGACAGTCCGCAGGGATGGCGGGAGCTGCTCGCAGGGGCTGGCGTCAAGTCGATGCGCATTCGGGGGCGCGGCCTATTCAAGGACAGCGAAAGCGATGCGCGCATGCAGGCGATCTTCTTTGCGGGAGATATCCAGCGCTGGGAACTCGTCGTGCCGGGACTTGGACGTTTCATTGGCGCGTTTCAGATCGCGCAGCTGAGCTATGCCGGTACCCATGATGGCGAGGCGACGTTTTCAGTCGAGTTGCAGAGCGCCGGAGAAGTCAGTTTTGGAGCGAGCGCATGA
- a CDS encoding phage tail assembly chaperone, translated as MLPWAEMLRAALMMGIRPAEFWRLSLREWRWLTGPSGQALTRTQLETMLVAHPDKKGKRDE; from the coding sequence ATGCTGCCCTGGGCTGAGATGCTGCGAGCGGCACTGATGATGGGCATCCGTCCGGCTGAATTCTGGCGGCTCTCGCTGCGCGAGTGGCGGTGGCTGACTGGACCATCAGGCCAGGCGCTCACTCGCACGCAGCTGGAGACAATGTTGGTTGCCCATCCGGATAAAAAGGGAAAACGAGATGAATGA
- a CDS encoding phage tail tape measure C-terminal domain-containing protein, whose amino-acid sequence MNDFDADLSSASDALASLAEGPGRDAARALERAFSTAGQSIEQSLSRAARSGEFDFSRMAQSVLADLARIAAEAALARTGLGAAGQSSTFNVNVSGNASAMPVGAQRELTKALAKAAALGGRYL is encoded by the coding sequence ATGAATGACTTCGACGCGGATCTGTCGTCTGCTAGCGACGCATTGGCGAGCCTGGCAGAAGGCCCTGGCCGGGATGCGGCGAGGGCCCTTGAGCGCGCGTTTTCAACGGCGGGCCAGAGTATCGAACAGTCACTGTCGCGGGCGGCGCGATCCGGCGAGTTCGATTTCTCACGGATGGCCCAGTCGGTTCTGGCTGATCTTGCGCGGATTGCCGCCGAAGCGGCCCTTGCCCGCACTGGCCTTGGCGCGGCGGGGCAGTCTTCAACGTTCAACGTCAACGTCTCTGGCAATGCGTCGGCAATGCCGGTGGGGGCACAGCGCGAACTTACGAAAGCCCTCGCCAAGGCAGCGGCCCTCGGAGGGCGATATCTATGA
- a CDS encoding DUF2460 domain-containing protein, translating to MTSADFHDVLFPLSLGQGASGGPGWSTEVIALKNGAELRNAKWQNGRRRWDVSTSVSSLADLARLTDFFDARKGRLHGFRFRDMMDASSAALGIGITATDQHIGTGDGATTSFQLCKAYGDVSRPIKKPVADSVLIAIDGSALETGWTVEPATGLISFDVPPDPGAVITAGFEFDCAVRFDVDQLDLTFEAFGAGRSISVPIIELV from the coding sequence ATGACATCGGCAGACTTTCACGACGTGCTTTTTCCCTTGTCGCTGGGCCAGGGGGCTTCAGGCGGGCCTGGCTGGTCGACCGAGGTGATTGCATTGAAGAACGGGGCTGAATTGCGCAATGCGAAGTGGCAGAATGGACGCCGGCGCTGGGACGTTTCGACCAGCGTCTCGTCGCTTGCTGATCTTGCCAGACTCACTGACTTTTTTGACGCGCGGAAAGGCCGTCTGCACGGCTTTCGGTTTCGCGACATGATGGATGCCTCATCGGCTGCGCTGGGCATTGGGATCACGGCAACTGACCAGCACATCGGAACCGGTGATGGCGCGACAACCAGCTTTCAACTCTGCAAGGCTTATGGTGACGTTTCACGCCCGATCAAAAAGCCTGTGGCAGACAGCGTTCTCATCGCGATCGACGGTTCAGCACTCGAGACGGGATGGACGGTTGAACCAGCAACAGGCCTGATTTCTTTCGACGTGCCACCGGATCCGGGCGCGGTGATCACCGCCGGATTCGAGTTCGATTGTGCCGTTCGGTTCGACGTCGACCAGCTCGACCTGACGTTCGAAGCCTTCGGGGCCGGAAGATCGATCAGCGTACCAATCATCGAGCTGGTATGA
- a CDS encoding DUF3168 domain-containing protein gives MSADGMIWSAEMALQQSFLTALQADPNLQALLGNPARIFDDETEQPAFPHVVLEAHTCEDRGASGVAGQSHTLTLAVRSRDGGRAAVKEIIGALRAACEGMELMLSGQRVVLIQPLYGDAMRTPDLREFRGLLRIRIITEEAA, from the coding sequence ATGAGCGCCGACGGCATGATCTGGTCAGCTGAAATGGCGCTTCAGCAGAGCTTTCTGACGGCGTTGCAAGCGGACCCCAACCTGCAGGCACTGCTCGGCAATCCCGCCCGTATTTTCGACGACGAAACCGAGCAGCCGGCATTCCCGCATGTCGTTCTTGAGGCGCACACCTGCGAAGACAGGGGTGCCTCTGGGGTGGCGGGCCAGTCCCATACGCTGACCCTGGCTGTGCGCTCTCGTGATGGCGGACGCGCAGCGGTCAAGGAAATCATCGGCGCTTTGAGAGCCGCATGCGAGGGCATGGAGCTGATGCTTTCCGGCCAGCGAGTCGTCCTCATTCAGCCGCTTTACGGCGACGCCATGCGAACGCCAGACCTGCGCGAGTTTCGCGGCTTGCTCCGTATTCGAATTATTACAGAGGAGGCGGCATAA
- a CDS encoding DUF2163 domain-containing protein, producing MRLIDETFRARLSRDTLTTCLCWTLVRKDSLTVGLTDHDQAVVRDGVLHEPGIAVEAGRLELAGGLRPGRAAAAGALTSDAISEADLEAGLWNGARVHIHRTDWQQPEHFVLVWTGYLSEVIQTQGAFEAELISIKADLERPLGRSYSSRCDAKLGDARCGLSSVDGQMCDKRFETCRDTFDNVQNFRGFPHLPGPDFVLSGPAATGNDGGRR from the coding sequence ATGAGATTGATCGATGAAACGTTCAGGGCGCGCCTCTCGCGTGACACGTTAACGACCTGCCTGTGCTGGACGCTGGTTCGCAAGGACAGCCTGACAGTCGGATTGACCGATCACGATCAGGCCGTTGTGCGCGATGGCGTCCTGCACGAACCTGGAATTGCTGTGGAAGCCGGTCGTCTGGAATTGGCGGGCGGGTTGCGGCCAGGCCGGGCGGCTGCTGCTGGCGCACTGACTTCTGATGCAATTTCCGAAGCTGACCTGGAGGCAGGCCTCTGGAATGGCGCGCGGGTTCATATTCACCGCACGGATTGGCAGCAGCCGGAGCACTTTGTGCTCGTCTGGACCGGCTATCTCAGCGAGGTCATTCAAACCCAAGGGGCTTTTGAGGCCGAGCTGATCTCCATCAAGGCCGATCTGGAGCGACCGCTCGGGCGCTCCTATTCGAGCCGGTGTGACGCAAAGCTCGGCGATGCGCGCTGTGGCCTTTCATCCGTTGACGGCCAGATGTGTGACAAGCGGTTCGAAACGTGCCGTGATACATTTGATAACGTCCAGAACTTTCGAGGCTTTCCACATCTGCCCGGGCCAGACTTCGTGCTGTCCGGCCCGGCCGCCACAGGTAATGATGGTGGTCGGCGATGA
- a CDS encoding NlpC/P60 family protein yields MTRSEIVAAAREWVGTPYQHQASKRDVGTDCLGLIRGLWRHFLGAEPEEVPPYAPDWAELTGDDVLLAAARRNLIEIAPGSAREGDVLLFRMGLGCPAKHCAVMSGEQRIIHAYWGRSVCETRLVPWWSRRIVAAFSFPGLED; encoded by the coding sequence ATGACGCGGTCCGAGATCGTGGCGGCCGCCCGCGAATGGGTGGGAACGCCCTACCAGCACCAGGCCAGTAAACGAGATGTTGGCACCGATTGTCTTGGGCTGATCCGGGGTCTCTGGCGCCATTTCCTGGGCGCTGAACCGGAAGAGGTGCCGCCTTACGCGCCGGACTGGGCTGAACTCACCGGCGACGATGTGCTGCTGGCGGCCGCCCGACGAAACCTCATTGAAATTGCGCCCGGCTCGGCGCGGGAGGGCGATGTGCTGTTGTTCCGCATGGGGCTTGGCTGCCCGGCTAAGCACTGCGCCGTCATGAGCGGCGAACAGCGGATCATTCATGCGTATTGGGGACGAAGCGTCTGTGAAACCCGCCTCGTGCCCTGGTGGAGCCGGCGCATCGTGGCGGCCTTTTCCTTTCCCGGACTGGAGGACTGA
- a CDS encoding GTA-gp10 family protein — protein MNGARGEASVEVAGRMYPLCLTLGALSEIETALGCASLSELQVRMKSPSAAELGRVLEALLRGGGATGGEVEAICRQCPAGVAAKAVAKAFHAALG, from the coding sequence ATGAACGGCGCGCGCGGCGAAGCGAGCGTTGAGGTCGCCGGCCGGATGTATCCGCTATGTCTGACCTTGGGAGCCTTGAGCGAGATCGAAACCGCCTTGGGATGCGCATCGCTGAGCGAGCTTCAGGTGCGGATGAAGTCGCCCTCAGCAGCGGAGCTAGGCAGGGTCCTCGAGGCGCTTCTTCGTGGCGGCGGCGCAACCGGCGGAGAGGTCGAGGCGATCTGCCGCCAATGTCCAGCGGGCGTCGCGGCGAAGGCCGTCGCGAAGGCGTTTCATGCTGCCCTGGGCTGA